A single genomic interval of Pelagerythrobacter marensis harbors:
- a CDS encoding DUF6607 family protein translates to MTTTRTFIGSALLAIALAATPALADGPIADRGEAVETAMFEQDRATILAMAGDYKVRFDMQESTPWTEGYTPLERKISGGHESVRVIEDTGTRIVLQHLLVAEHEGETFVIKHWRQDWEYEPARILAYTGPDRWEWVDVPERMRNGRWSQTVYQVDDSPRYAGWGQWETTHGIRRWRSNWTWRPLARRDAVRDPVYDRYAAINRHQLTPTGWIHWQDNTKMKPAEGSAEALEPVVQEYVLNTYTRFDGYDVAAADAYWAATEDYWAAVRAKWAEVAERKGGIALEEEAQAGTVISGRLLQIADELRDGEIAQAAAIEEANGLIEAHTG, encoded by the coding sequence ATGACCACGACCAGGACATTCATCGGCTCGGCACTGCTGGCCATCGCGCTGGCGGCGACACCCGCGCTGGCCGACGGGCCGATCGCCGATCGCGGCGAGGCCGTCGAAACCGCGATGTTCGAACAGGATCGGGCCACGATCCTGGCGATGGCGGGCGATTACAAGGTGCGCTTCGACATGCAGGAATCGACGCCCTGGACCGAAGGCTACACCCCGCTCGAACGCAAGATCTCCGGCGGCCACGAATCGGTCCGCGTGATCGAGGACACGGGCACGCGGATCGTCCTCCAGCACCTGCTCGTCGCCGAGCATGAGGGCGAGACCTTCGTGATCAAGCACTGGCGGCAGGACTGGGAATACGAACCGGCGCGCATCCTCGCCTATACCGGCCCGGACCGCTGGGAGTGGGTCGACGTGCCCGAGCGAATGCGCAACGGGCGCTGGTCGCAGACCGTCTATCAGGTCGACGACAGCCCGCGCTATGCCGGGTGGGGCCAGTGGGAAACCACCCACGGCATTCGCCGCTGGCGATCGAACTGGACCTGGCGCCCGCTCGCCCGGCGCGATGCGGTCCGCGACCCGGTTTACGACCGCTATGCCGCGATCAACCGTCACCAGCTGACCCCCACCGGCTGGATCCACTGGCAGGACAACACCAAGATGAAGCCTGCCGAAGGATCGGCGGAGGCGCTGGAACCCGTGGTCCAGGAATATGTCCTCAACACATATACCCGGTTCGACGGCTACGACGTCGCAGCCGCCGACGCATATTGGGCGGCGACCGAAGACTATTGGGCCGCAGTGCGCGCCAAATGGGCCGAGGTCGCCGAACGCAAGGGCGGGATCGCGCTGGAGGAAGAAGCCCAGGCCGGCACCGTGATCAGCGGGCGGCTGCTCCAGATCGCCGACGAATTGCGCGATGGCGAAATCGCGCAGGCCGCCGCGATCGAGGAAGCGAACGGACTGATCGAGGCCCATACCGGGTGA
- a CDS encoding PepSY-associated TM helix domain-containing protein — protein MSASIEPGTVKRALSAHAAIGLLAGAVLYILCLTGTIAVFYVEMQRLEQPNAPEMAEIAPEAVQRGVENVLAREAQEGLPATTHLYVHIPVEELPRATITTDSNAFHLDPEGNLAMPEMIEWNDFLVHLHYTLNLPSLVGITIVGIFGVMMLALSLSGVIAHPRIFRDAFRLRARNNAGVGLTDWHNRLSVWTLPFGIAIALTGALIGLATVTAYGLAESAYDGDVEAVFGPVFGAESAPDPAPAPVPDVAAALRHMASEYPEVRLTYAIVHDPLTAGQHVQMVGEHERRLIFGEYYAFDSDGAFLGTTGMADGALGQQAAASTYKLHFGNFGGVWVKIAYVVLGAALTAICATGTYIWLGKRRRRGIDEPRLRATWTGVIVGTPVALAATALARIVIGNEAPFAAIFWIGLALWIAGSIALAGRRRPLAEAPAA, from the coding sequence ATGAGCGCCAGCATCGAACCGGGCACGGTAAAACGCGCATTGTCGGCCCATGCGGCCATCGGCCTGCTGGCCGGCGCGGTCCTCTATATTCTGTGCCTGACGGGCACTATCGCGGTCTTCTACGTCGAGATGCAGCGCCTCGAACAGCCGAACGCGCCGGAAATGGCCGAGATCGCGCCCGAGGCCGTGCAACGCGGGGTGGAGAACGTGCTCGCCCGCGAGGCGCAGGAAGGGCTGCCGGCGACGACCCACCTCTATGTCCATATCCCGGTGGAGGAACTGCCGCGCGCGACGATCACGACCGACAGCAACGCGTTCCATCTCGACCCCGAGGGCAATCTTGCAATGCCCGAGATGATCGAATGGAACGACTTCCTCGTCCATCTGCACTACACGCTCAACCTCCCCTCGCTGGTCGGGATCACGATCGTCGGGATATTCGGCGTGATGATGCTGGCGCTCTCGCTCTCGGGCGTGATCGCGCATCCCCGGATCTTCCGCGACGCCTTCCGTCTGCGCGCGCGCAACAACGCGGGCGTGGGCCTGACCGACTGGCACAACCGGCTCAGCGTCTGGACCCTGCCGTTCGGCATCGCGATCGCGCTGACCGGCGCGCTGATCGGGCTTGCCACCGTCACTGCCTACGGCCTTGCCGAAAGCGCCTACGACGGCGATGTCGAGGCGGTCTTTGGTCCCGTGTTCGGGGCGGAAAGCGCGCCCGACCCGGCGCCCGCACCCGTTCCCGACGTCGCCGCCGCGCTGCGCCACATGGCGAGCGAATATCCCGAGGTGCGCCTCACGTATGCCATCGTCCACGACCCGCTGACCGCCGGGCAGCACGTGCAGATGGTGGGCGAGCACGAACGGCGGCTGATCTTCGGCGAATACTACGCATTCGACAGCGACGGCGCATTCCTGGGAACCACCGGCATGGCCGACGGAGCATTGGGCCAGCAGGCCGCCGCCTCGACCTACAAGCTGCACTTCGGCAATTTCGGCGGGGTCTGGGTCAAGATCGCCTATGTCGTGCTGGGCGCGGCGCTGACCGCGATCTGCGCCACCGGCACCTATATCTGGCTGGGCAAGCGCCGCCGCCGCGGGATCGACGAACCGCGCCTGCGCGCCACATGGACCGGCGTGATCGTCGGTACGCCGGTGGCCCTGGCCGCAACCGCGCTCGCCCGCATCGTTATCGGCAACGAGGCCCCGTTCGCCGCGATCTTCTGGATCGGCCTGGCCCTCTGGATCGCCGGTTCGATCGCGCTCGCAGGCAGGCGCCGGCCCCTGGCAGAGGCACCCGCCGCCTGA
- a CDS encoding TonB-dependent siderophore receptor has translation MRIVRFSLLCATALASTPALAETAEDTAFDAAEPRQIVVTGAREESSTATKTDTPIIETPQPITVIDDELYLAQGAVSVSDTLNYVSGVTANPYGPDSRVDSTFVRGINALQFRDGMRDIFSYYASIRSDPYNFDQVELVRGPASVLFGQGSLGGIINLVSKRPEFETSGEIAVRYGSHDRKEVLADLTGGLTDTVAGRVVARVRDSDTQTDFVADDRVMISPSVTFAPSPDTELTLIGLYQEDDSGSTSQFLPLVGTILPNPNGRLPNDLFVGKPGWDRYDGRLLQGTALFEQRFGNAAKLNLKARYIDSDVTYLTHYANSYSNPANPYLDPDQRLIGLYSDGSIARMEIFSSDNNLQFDFDTGANVEHVLLAGVDYSWNRVRKTGGMGFEIIDIYDIDYDALSDYGGGLPQPSGPSEDVKQDQIGLYLQDQIRFFDRVSLVLGARRDWTSSRSFNDPRQEDAATTFRAGVIAEVLNGVSPFFSYTESFEPITGTDVYGELFVPKSGRQFEAGLKFHPTDAILVTVTGYHIEESNRPVSVVVPDPTDPDNLLRGELQVGSMTSKGAEFEANATLPGDLNLIANLSYNEAEIDGTNQQLDNVPKFNASLWSTKRFALSEDASLLLGGGVRHVGKNRSYGRAFPDGIVTPAFTLVDAFAEVTFDRWSFALNATNLFDKRYYSACLARGDCFMGSERNVFGTVSYRF, from the coding sequence ATGCGAATCGTGCGCTTCTCGCTGCTCTGCGCCACTGCTCTGGCGTCCACTCCCGCTCTCGCCGAAACCGCGGAAGATACCGCGTTCGATGCCGCCGAACCGCGGCAGATCGTCGTCACCGGCGCGCGCGAGGAAAGCAGCACCGCGACCAAGACCGACACCCCGATCATCGAGACGCCGCAGCCGATCACGGTGATCGACGACGAGCTTTACCTTGCGCAGGGCGCCGTCTCGGTCAGCGACACGCTGAATTACGTCTCGGGCGTGACGGCCAACCCCTACGGCCCCGACAGCCGCGTCGACAGCACCTTCGTGCGCGGGATCAACGCGCTGCAGTTCCGCGACGGGATGCGCGACATCTTCAGCTACTACGCCAGCATCCGGTCCGACCCCTACAATTTCGACCAGGTGGAGCTGGTGCGCGGCCCCGCCTCGGTCCTGTTCGGCCAGGGCTCGCTCGGCGGGATCATCAATCTGGTTTCGAAACGGCCGGAGTTCGAGACCTCGGGCGAAATCGCGGTCCGCTACGGCTCGCACGATCGCAAGGAAGTTCTTGCCGACCTCACCGGCGGGCTGACCGACACCGTCGCCGGCCGGGTCGTGGCGCGGGTCCGCGATTCGGACACCCAGACCGATTTCGTTGCCGACGACCGGGTGATGATCTCCCCCTCGGTCACGTTCGCGCCTTCGCCCGATACCGAGCTGACGCTGATCGGCCTCTATCAGGAGGACGATAGCGGTTCGACTTCGCAGTTCCTCCCGCTCGTCGGGACGATCCTGCCGAATCCCAACGGGCGGCTGCCCAACGACCTGTTCGTCGGCAAGCCGGGCTGGGACCGCTACGACGGCCGCCTCCTGCAAGGCACCGCCCTGTTCGAGCAACGCTTCGGCAACGCGGCGAAGCTCAACCTCAAGGCGCGCTACATCGACAGCGACGTGACCTATCTCACGCATTACGCCAACAGCTATTCCAATCCCGCCAATCCCTATCTCGACCCGGACCAGCGCCTCATCGGCCTCTATTCCGACGGCAGCATCGCGCGGATGGAGATATTCTCGTCCGACAACAACCTGCAGTTCGATTTCGACACCGGCGCCAATGTCGAGCACGTCCTGCTCGCCGGGGTCGACTACAGCTGGAACCGCGTGCGCAAGACCGGCGGCATGGGCTTCGAGATAATCGACATCTACGATATCGATTACGATGCCCTGTCGGACTACGGCGGCGGCTTGCCGCAGCCGTCCGGCCCGTCGGAGGACGTGAAGCAGGACCAGATCGGCCTCTACCTGCAGGACCAGATCCGCTTCTTCGACCGTGTTTCCCTGGTGCTCGGCGCGCGGCGCGACTGGACCAGTTCGCGCAGCTTCAACGACCCGCGCCAGGAAGACGCCGCGACGACCTTCCGCGCCGGTGTGATCGCCGAAGTCCTGAACGGTGTCTCGCCTTTTTTCAGCTACACGGAGAGTTTCGAACCAATCACCGGCACCGATGTCTACGGCGAGCTGTTCGTTCCCAAATCGGGTCGCCAGTTCGAGGCCGGGCTGAAGTTCCACCCGACCGACGCCATCCTGGTCACCGTCACCGGCTATCACATCGAAGAGAGCAATCGTCCGGTTTCGGTAGTCGTGCCCGACCCGACCGACCCCGACAATCTGCTCAGGGGCGAATTGCAGGTCGGCAGCATGACGTCCAAGGGCGCTGAGTTCGAAGCCAACGCCACCTTGCCCGGCGATCTGAACCTGATCGCCAACTTGAGCTACAACGAAGCCGAGATCGACGGGACAAACCAGCAGCTCGACAACGTGCCCAAGTTCAACGCCTCGCTATGGAGCACCAAGCGCTTCGCCCTGTCCGAAGACGCCTCGCTTCTGCTCGGTGGCGGGGTCCGGCACGTGGGCAAGAACCGATCCTACGGCCGGGCCTTCCCCGACGGCATCGTGACGCCCGCCTTCACCCTGGTCGATGCCTTCGCCGAAGTGACCTTCGACCGGTGGAGCTTCGCGCTCAACGCGACCAACCTGTTCGACAAGCGGTACTATTCCGCCTGCCTCGCGCGCGGCGACTGCTTCATGGGCAGCGAGCGCAACGTGTTCGGCACTGTGAGCTATCGGTTCTGA
- the glmM gene encoding phosphoglucosamine mutase: MTRKFFGTDGIRGRTNDGVMTAATAMRVGQAAGRHFLRGDHRHRVVIGKDTRLSGYMMESALVAGFTSVGMDVIMTGPLPTPAIALLTREMRADLGVMISASHNLFEDNGIKLFGPDGFKLSDEDELAIEALLECEPPLVAAPMVGRARRIDDARGRYIHAVKQSVSDEIRFDDLKVVVDCAHGAAYQVTPSAIWELGADVVTLGVEPDGTNINDGVGSTALEAVRAAVVRENADIGIALDGDADRLIVIDERGRTVDGDQIMALIATRLAHRQALRGGGIVATVMSNLGLERYLADQGLSLERTKVGDRYVLERMRQGGFNVGGEQSGHMILLDHATTGDGTVAALQVLASLVRSGKPASELLHQFEPVPQLLKNVRYSGGAPLEDANVKACIADAEGELAGKGRVVIRASGTEPVIRVMAEGDDAAQVEQVVDRICAAVQDAA; the protein is encoded by the coding sequence ATGACACGCAAGTTTTTCGGTACCGACGGAATTCGCGGGCGCACGAACGACGGCGTGATGACGGCGGCGACGGCGATGCGGGTGGGCCAGGCTGCGGGGCGGCATTTCCTGCGCGGCGACCATCGCCACCGGGTGGTGATCGGCAAGGACACCCGCCTTTCCGGCTATATGATGGAAAGCGCGCTGGTCGCCGGCTTCACCAGCGTGGGGATGGACGTGATCATGACCGGGCCGCTCCCGACCCCGGCGATCGCGCTGCTGACGCGCGAGATGCGCGCCGACCTGGGCGTGATGATCTCGGCCAGTCACAACCTGTTCGAAGACAACGGGATCAAGCTGTTCGGCCCCGACGGGTTCAAACTATCGGACGAAGACGAACTGGCGATCGAGGCGTTGCTCGAATGCGAGCCGCCGCTGGTGGCCGCGCCGATGGTCGGGCGGGCGCGCCGGATCGACGATGCACGCGGGCGCTACATCCACGCGGTCAAGCAATCGGTGTCGGACGAGATCCGGTTCGACGATCTCAAGGTCGTGGTCGATTGCGCGCATGGCGCGGCCTATCAGGTCACGCCCTCGGCCATCTGGGAGCTGGGCGCGGACGTGGTCACGCTGGGCGTCGAGCCCGACGGAACCAACATCAACGACGGCGTCGGCTCGACCGCGCTGGAGGCGGTGCGCGCCGCTGTCGTGCGCGAGAACGCCGATATCGGGATCGCGCTGGACGGCGATGCCGACCGCCTGATCGTGATCGACGAACGCGGGCGGACGGTCGACGGCGACCAGATCATGGCGCTGATCGCGACCCGCCTCGCCCACCGCCAGGCGCTGCGCGGCGGCGGCATCGTCGCCACCGTCATGTCCAACCTGGGGCTGGAGCGGTACCTCGCCGACCAGGGCCTCTCGCTCGAACGGACCAAGGTCGGCGATCGCTACGTGCTCGAACGTATGCGTCAGGGCGGTTTCAATGTCGGGGGCGAGCAGTCGGGCCACATGATCCTGCTCGATCATGCCACGACCGGCGACGGCACGGTGGCGGCGCTGCAGGTCCTCGCCAGTCTCGTCCGTTCCGGCAAGCCGGCGAGCGAGCTGCTGCATCAGTTCGAGCCCGTCCCGCAACTGCTGAAGAACGTGCGCTATTCCGGCGGAGCGCCGCTGGAGGACGCGAACGTCAAAGCCTGCATCGCCGATGCCGAAGGCGAACTGGCCGGCAAGGGCCGCGTCGTCATCCGCGCCTCCGGCACCGAGCCGGTGATCCGGGTGATGGCCGAAGGCGACGATGCGGCCCAGGTCGAACAGGTTGTCGACCGGATCTGCGCCGCGGTGCAGGACGCGGCCTGA
- the thiD gene encoding bifunctional hydroxymethylpyrimidine kinase/phosphomethylpyrimidine kinase, giving the protein MKTPPRILAIAGSDSSGGAGIQADIKTATMLGGYAMSAITAITVQNTTGVQGVETLSAELVVAQAQACLDDIGADAIKIGMLGSPETARAVADLLAGFEGHVVFDPVMVATSGAVLADAETIDAFAALMRRATLATPNLPELAALTGMACTTPDEIAAAAHRLAQDHGCAVLAKGGHDAGERVIDRLVYTNGDFASFEDQRIDTRHTHGTGCTLASAIATLLGHGLPLDHAVRLGRRFVIEALRKAPGFGAGHGPLGHQAVRGGGDASAESAS; this is encoded by the coding sequence ATGAAGACTCCTCCCCGTATTCTCGCCATCGCCGGGTCCGACAGCTCCGGCGGGGCCGGCATCCAGGCCGACATCAAGACCGCGACGATGCTGGGCGGCTATGCGATGAGCGCGATCACCGCCATCACCGTGCAGAACACGACCGGCGTGCAGGGGGTCGAAACGCTGTCGGCCGAACTGGTCGTGGCGCAGGCGCAAGCCTGCCTCGACGACATCGGGGCGGACGCGATCAAGATCGGGATGCTCGGATCACCCGAAACGGCCCGCGCCGTGGCCGATTTGCTCGCCGGTTTCGAAGGGCACGTTGTGTTCGATCCGGTCATGGTCGCGACCAGCGGGGCGGTGCTGGCCGACGCGGAAACGATCGACGCCTTCGCTGCGCTGATGCGCCGTGCCACCCTGGCGACACCCAACCTGCCCGAACTCGCCGCGCTGACCGGAATGGCCTGCACCACGCCGGACGAGATTGCCGCTGCGGCGCACCGGCTCGCGCAGGATCACGGCTGCGCAGTGCTGGCCAAGGGAGGGCATGACGCGGGCGAGCGGGTGATCGACCGGCTCGTCTATACAAACGGCGATTTCGCCTCGTTCGAAGACCAGCGGATCGACACCCGCCACACCCACGGGACCGGCTGCACGCTGGCTTCGGCGATCGCGACGCTGCTCGGCCACGGCCTGCCGCTTGACCACGCGGTGCGGCTGGGCCGGCGGTTCGTGATCGAGGCGCTGCGCAAGGCGCCCGGTTTCGGTGCGGGCCACGGCCCGCTCGGCCATCAGGCGGTGCGGGGCGGCGGCGATGCCTCGGCAGAATCGGCCTCGTAA
- a CDS encoding TonB-dependent hemoglobin/transferrin/lactoferrin family receptor — MVYRLGGGRSDIGRRSALKRGALHCSAGIAAMALAVGGAPAFAEDAADERPGESHIVVSATRTPIAIENAPATVTVITAEEMADTIATDIRDLVRYEPGVTVRRAPARFGAALGATGRARNEDFAIRGIGGNRVLIQVDGIRTPQGFAFGAQDSGRGGYTDVSLVKSVEIVRGPASALYGSDGLAGAVSFTTSDPVDLIEAGNAVGGFVRASYSSEDEEFAETAAIAGKAGDISALLAYTRRDFKELDNRGDVGGIGESRTRPNPQDGESNALLGKLVWDSGPHRLRLTGEYLETEVFSDILSGQGPAFLFGPMPSWIVDDLTANDESERTRISLDWTYSAEGAIEYAHAAVYFQDGKDIQFTDEDRSPVGATPRPDRERLNTFENRVYGAAAEARSTFATGGLSHTLAFGGDISFTRQEGLRDGTEPPAGETFPTRAFPVTDFMLGGVFLADEIALFDGAVTIFPALRFDFYDLDPTDDPLLPDFAGAAQSDSRLSPKLGATARLADDVLLFANYAQGFRAPTPSQVNNFFGNLAYGYISAPNPDLGPERSESWEGGIRFTGDHVSLSIAAFHADYDDFISQQVVSGSFTPADPAIYQFVNYDRVEIEGVEARAAYRADNGLYGRFAIAYADGDILSPGEAPRPLDTIDPLNLVIGAGYREPAGRFGAELIASHHARKPLDETAGLCTDGCYRPDAFTILDATAFVALTDSLKLRAGVFNLLDKKHTYWSDVRGLSLVQSDHDPSVFVPPANVDAYTRPGRNASLSLSYRF; from the coding sequence ATGGTCTATCGGCTGGGCGGCGGACGAAGCGATATCGGAAGGCGGAGCGCACTAAAGCGGGGCGCCCTGCATTGTTCGGCCGGCATCGCCGCCATGGCGCTGGCGGTCGGCGGCGCCCCCGCCTTCGCCGAAGACGCCGCCGACGAACGTCCCGGCGAGAGCCACATCGTGGTGTCGGCAACCCGCACGCCGATCGCGATCGAGAACGCGCCCGCAACGGTCACGGTCATCACGGCCGAGGAGATGGCCGATACGATCGCGACCGACATCAGGGATCTCGTCCGTTACGAGCCCGGGGTCACGGTCCGCCGCGCGCCGGCCCGCTTCGGCGCGGCGCTCGGCGCCACCGGACGCGCCCGGAACGAGGATTTCGCCATTCGCGGGATCGGCGGCAACCGCGTCCTGATCCAGGTCGACGGCATCCGCACGCCCCAGGGTTTCGCCTTCGGCGCGCAGGATTCGGGACGCGGCGGCTATACCGACGTATCGCTGGTCAAGTCGGTCGAGATCGTTCGCGGCCCCGCCTCCGCCCTCTACGGCAGCGACGGCCTGGCCGGGGCAGTGAGCTTTACCACCAGCGATCCTGTGGACCTGATCGAAGCGGGGAATGCGGTCGGCGGGTTCGTCCGCGCATCCTATTCGAGCGAGGACGAGGAGTTCGCCGAAACGGCCGCGATTGCCGGGAAGGCCGGGGATATCTCCGCCCTGCTGGCCTATACCCGGCGCGATTTCAAGGAACTCGACAATCGCGGCGACGTGGGCGGGATCGGTGAAAGCCGCACCCGTCCCAATCCGCAGGATGGCGAATCCAACGCCCTGCTCGGCAAGCTGGTGTGGGACAGCGGCCCGCACCGCCTGCGCCTGACCGGCGAGTATCTGGAAACCGAGGTGTTCAGCGACATCCTGAGCGGGCAAGGCCCCGCTTTCCTGTTCGGCCCTATGCCGAGCTGGATCGTCGACGACCTGACCGCAAACGACGAAAGCGAGCGCACCCGCATTTCGCTCGACTGGACATATTCGGCCGAGGGCGCGATCGAGTACGCTCACGCCGCCGTCTATTTCCAGGACGGCAAGGATATCCAGTTCACCGACGAGGACCGATCCCCGGTCGGGGCGACGCCGCGCCCGGATCGCGAACGCCTGAACACGTTCGAAAACCGCGTCTACGGCGCCGCGGCAGAGGCCCGCAGCACATTCGCCACCGGCGGCCTGTCGCACACGCTCGCTTTCGGCGGCGACATCAGCTTCACCCGGCAGGAGGGGCTGCGCGACGGGACCGAACCGCCCGCAGGCGAAACCTTCCCCACCCGTGCGTTCCCTGTGACCGACTTCATGCTGGGCGGCGTATTCCTCGCCGACGAGATCGCGCTGTTCGATGGCGCGGTGACGATATTTCCCGCGCTGCGGTTCGACTTCTACGACCTCGACCCGACCGACGACCCGCTGCTGCCCGATTTTGCCGGTGCGGCGCAAAGCGACAGCCGGCTTTCGCCCAAGCTCGGCGCGACCGCGCGGCTGGCGGACGACGTGCTGCTGTTCGCCAATTACGCGCAAGGGTTCCGCGCACCCACGCCCAGCCAGGTCAACAACTTCTTCGGCAACCTGGCCTACGGCTATATCTCCGCGCCGAATCCCGATCTCGGCCCCGAACGGAGCGAGAGCTGGGAAGGCGGCATTCGCTTTACCGGCGACCACGTCTCGCTGTCGATCGCGGCCTTCCACGCCGATTACGACGACTTCATCAGCCAGCAGGTCGTCAGCGGGTCGTTCACCCCGGCCGACCCGGCAATCTACCAGTTCGTCAATTACGACCGGGTCGAGATCGAGGGGGTCGAGGCCAGGGCGGCTTACCGGGCGGACAACGGTCTCTACGGCCGCTTCGCGATCGCCTATGCCGATGGCGATATCCTTTCGCCGGGCGAGGCGCCCCGCCCGCTCGACACGATCGATCCGCTCAATCTCGTGATCGGCGCGGGCTATCGCGAGCCCGCCGGGCGTTTCGGGGCGGAGCTGATCGCATCGCACCACGCGCGCAAGCCGCTGGACGAAACCGCCGGGCTCTGCACCGACGGATGCTATCGCCCGGACGCCTTCACCATCCTCGACGCGACGGCCTTCGTCGCCCTGACCGATTCGCTGAAGCTGCGCGCCGGCGTGTTCAACCTGCTGGACAAGAAACACACGTACTGGAGCGACGTGCGCGGGCTGTCGCTCGTGCAGTCGGACCACGATCCTTCGGTGTTCGTCCCGCCGGCGAACGTCGATGCCTACACGCGGCCCGGCCGCAACGCGAGCCTGTCGCTCAGCTATCGCTTCTAG
- a CDS encoding DUF1272 domain-containing protein has protein sequence MLEMRPDCERCGTDLPAEAPGAFICSFECTFCAACAEALDDRCPNCGGELMDRPTRAKALHDRHPPGTERRFRQ, from the coding sequence ATGCTCGAGATGCGCCCCGACTGCGAACGCTGCGGCACGGACCTTCCGGCCGAAGCGCCGGGCGCGTTCATCTGCAGCTTCGAATGCACGTTCTGCGCCGCCTGCGCCGAGGCGCTCGACGATCGTTGCCCCAACTGCGGCGGCGAGCTGATGGACCGCCCGACCCGGGCGAAAGCGCTGCACGACCGGCATCCGCCGGGCACGGAGCGCAGGTTCCGTCAATGA
- a CDS encoding DUF4287 domain-containing protein gives MRVDSSPFSHTRFGVYPGVPIWRGLWSGKPGRRAKPPPARPMEPVALLKEQHGMGHGHANAVVAYTLAQERE, from the coding sequence ATGCGCGTCGACAGTTCGCCGTTCAGCCATACGCGCTTCGGCGTCTATCCCGGCGTCCCGATCTGGCGCGGGCTTTGGTCGGGGAAGCCCGGGCGGCGGGCGAAACCGCCTCCCGCCCGGCCCATGGAACCGGTCGCGCTGCTGAAGGAACAGCACGGCATGGGGCATGGCCACGCAAACGCAGTGGTGGCCTATACTCTCGCGCAGGAGCGCGAATAG
- a CDS encoding LOG family protein, whose product MSEEHETKGERDLADRKFYPADQEAAFSDAAMPHTPQTRHPAYRLAFRDTDFLLRDELRPVRFQLELLKPEMLLDEAGVGSTLVMYGSARIPPPEAVDEALAGAKDLPEDERRIVENLAKKAKYYGEAYRLAKMVSEKSIIESGKRQFVICSGGGPSIMEAANKGASDAGAESIGLNIVLPHEQAPNPYVTPYLSFQFHYFALRKMHFLLRAKAVAVFPGGFGTFDEFFELLTLIQTGKMKPMPILLFGKDFWNRVIDFEALADEGTISHKDLDLFRWCETADEAWEKIARFYQLDGYEADSAEASPPPRTA is encoded by the coding sequence ATGAGCGAAGAACACGAGACCAAGGGTGAACGCGATCTCGCCGATCGCAAGTTCTACCCCGCCGATCAGGAAGCCGCCTTCTCCGACGCGGCGATGCCCCACACTCCGCAGACGCGCCACCCGGCCTATCGCCTGGCGTTTCGCGACACCGATTTCCTGCTCCGCGACGAATTGCGGCCGGTGCGGTTCCAGCTCGAGCTGCTCAAGCCGGAGATGCTGCTGGACGAGGCGGGGGTCGGCTCCACCCTCGTCATGTACGGATCCGCGCGCATTCCGCCGCCCGAAGCGGTCGACGAGGCGCTGGCCGGCGCGAAGGACCTGCCCGAAGACGAACGCCGGATCGTCGAAAATCTGGCGAAGAAAGCGAAATACTACGGCGAAGCCTACAGGCTGGCCAAGATGGTCAGCGAGAAGTCGATTATCGAATCGGGCAAGCGGCAGTTCGTGATCTGTTCGGGCGGAGGGCCCTCGATCATGGAGGCGGCCAACAAGGGGGCAAGCGATGCCGGCGCGGAATCGATCGGGCTGAACATCGTTCTGCCGCACGAGCAGGCGCCCAATCCCTATGTCACCCCCTACCTGTCATTCCAGTTCCATTATTTCGCCCTGCGCAAGATGCACTTCCTGCTGCGCGCCAAGGCGGTCGCGGTGTTCCCCGGCGGGTTCGGCACGTTCGACGAGTTCTTCGAACTGCTCACGCTGATTCAGACCGGCAAGATGAAGCCGATGCCGATCCTGCTGTTCGGCAAGGATTTCTGGAACCGGGTGATCGATTTCGAGGCGCTCGCCGACGAAGGGACGATCAGCCACAAGGATCTGGACCTGTTCCGCTGGTGCGAAACCGCGGACGAGGCCTGGGAAAAGATCGCGCGCTTCTATCAGCTCGACGGTTACGAGGCCGATTCTGCCGAGGCATCGCCGCCGCCCCGCACCGCCTGA